From the genome of Streptomyces sp. NBC_00659, one region includes:
- a CDS encoding tetratricopeptide repeat protein has product MDVMGDKATLLDTGRFAESADFERPVDLTQPSDRDETGEAAEEARRWSAAEAGDVEAMSVLGAMLLRRGDLDAAEPQLRAATAAGDRAAANNLGVLLYQRGYADEAAGWWRIAAVAGSAAAAHALGRHHRERGDEPAAEYWLRQSAEQGHALGAYALADLLEHRSDVGAEQWMRAAAERGHREAAYRLARALDRKALDSGEAVGDNGVIGAAGQAAEQWYRQAAARGHRRAALHLGAILEKRGDLKEAGRWYLTSAKDGEARAACALGFLLRDAGDPDSAAVWWLRAAQDGDGNAANALGALHAERGETQTAERWYRAAMDAGDVNGAYNLGLLCAEQGRTAQAEQWYRRAAYAGHREAANALAILLLQGGDAAGAEPWFSKAAEAGSVDAAFNLGILHAGRATEGDDAAALRWYERAAAAGHTEAALQVGIARLREGDEPAAERHLRCAAGGGSAEAAYRLAAVLDARRPPAPAHELGEPAQEKSECEEWYERAASQGHRRAQVRVGMLAAARGDVVEAARWYREAAEAGSRNGAFNLGLLLAREGSEPEAALWWTRAADAGHGRAALRLALVYARRGELAEGQRWADRAVSLGPAEVSERAARLRDALREELSA; this is encoded by the coding sequence ATGGACGTTATGGGGGACAAGGCAACTCTGTTGGATACAGGGCGGTTTGCGGAGTCTGCCGACTTTGAGCGGCCTGTGGATCTCACGCAGCCTTCCGACCGGGACGAGACCGGCGAGGCCGCCGAGGAAGCGCGCCGCTGGTCGGCCGCGGAAGCCGGCGACGTCGAGGCGATGAGCGTCCTCGGGGCCATGCTGCTGCGCCGCGGCGATCTCGACGCGGCCGAACCGCAGTTGCGCGCGGCCACCGCCGCGGGCGACCGTGCCGCCGCCAACAATCTGGGCGTCCTCCTCTACCAGCGTGGATATGCCGACGAGGCCGCCGGATGGTGGCGGATCGCCGCCGTGGCCGGCAGCGCCGCCGCCGCGCACGCGCTCGGCCGGCACCACCGCGAGCGCGGTGACGAGCCCGCCGCCGAGTACTGGCTGCGCCAGTCCGCCGAACAGGGTCACGCCCTGGGCGCGTACGCCCTCGCCGATCTGCTGGAGCATCGTAGTGACGTGGGTGCCGAGCAGTGGATGCGGGCCGCCGCGGAGCGCGGGCACCGCGAGGCCGCGTACCGGCTGGCGCGCGCGCTCGACCGCAAAGCCCTGGACTCAGGCGAGGCCGTGGGTGACAACGGTGTCATCGGGGCCGCGGGACAGGCCGCCGAGCAGTGGTACCGGCAGGCCGCCGCGCGCGGGCACCGCAGGGCCGCGCTGCATCTCGGGGCGATCCTGGAGAAGCGCGGCGACCTCAAGGAGGCGGGGCGCTGGTATCTGACGTCCGCCAAGGACGGGGAGGCGCGCGCCGCGTGCGCCCTCGGGTTCCTGCTGCGCGACGCCGGGGACCCCGACAGTGCCGCCGTCTGGTGGCTGCGGGCCGCGCAGGACGGGGACGGGAACGCCGCCAACGCGCTGGGCGCCCTGCACGCAGAGCGGGGTGAGACCCAGACCGCCGAGCGGTGGTACCGGGCCGCGATGGACGCGGGTGACGTGAACGGCGCCTACAACCTCGGGCTGCTCTGCGCCGAGCAGGGGCGGACCGCGCAGGCCGAGCAGTGGTACCGCAGGGCCGCGTACGCCGGTCACCGCGAGGCCGCCAACGCCCTGGCGATCCTGCTGCTCCAGGGCGGCGACGCGGCCGGGGCCGAGCCGTGGTTCTCCAAGGCCGCGGAGGCCGGGAGCGTGGACGCCGCGTTCAACCTCGGCATCCTGCACGCGGGACGCGCCACGGAGGGCGACGACGCCGCGGCGCTGCGGTGGTACGAGCGTGCCGCCGCCGCCGGACACACGGAGGCGGCGCTCCAGGTGGGCATCGCGCGGCTGAGAGAGGGCGACGAGCCGGCTGCCGAGCGGCATCTGCGGTGCGCCGCGGGAGGGGGCAGCGCGGAGGCCGCCTACCGGCTCGCCGCCGTGCTCGACGCCCGGCGGCCCCCGGCGCCCGCGCACGAACTCGGGGAGCCCGCGCAGGAGAAGAGCGAATGCGAGGAGTGGTACGAGCGGGCCGCGTCCCAGGGGCACCGGCGCGCGCAGGTGCGGGTCGGGATGCTGGCCGCCGCGCGGGGCGATGTGGTGGAGGCGGCGCGCTGGTACCGCGAGGCCGCAGAGGCCGGGTCGCGCAACGGCGCCTTCAACCTCGGGCTGCTGCTCGCCCGCGAGGGGAGCGAGCCGGAAGCGGCGCTGTGGTGGACTCGCGCGGCCGACGCGGGCCACGGGCGGGCGGCGCTCCGGCTGGCGCTCGTGTACGCGCGGCGCGGGGAGCTCGCCGAGGGGCAGCGCTGGGCAGACCGGGCCGTGTCACTGGGGCCGGCGGAGGTCTCCGAGCGGGCGGCGCGGCTGCGGGACG